A stretch of Tripterygium wilfordii isolate XIE 37 chromosome 11, ASM1340144v1, whole genome shotgun sequence DNA encodes these proteins:
- the LOC120008613 gene encoding auxin-responsive protein IAA16-like, producing the protein MEVAGESDKYRVINFEDTELRLGLPGGINGNHVDSSEATKNGNGFGKRGFSETVDLKLNLSSSAQSKDKHVVPARSNDLAKPPAKTQVVGWPPVRSFRKNIMAVQKNSSDESEKAAATLVKVSMDDAPYLRKVDLKSYKSYQDLYVALPKMFTSFTIGNCGSQGVKDFLNESKLIDLLNGSDYVPTYEDKDGDWMLVGDVPWEMFVDSCKRLRIMKGSEAIGLAPRAVEKCKKRS; encoded by the exons ATGGAGGTCGCAGGAGAGAGTGACAAGTATAGGGTGATTAATTTTGAGGACACAGAGCTCCGTCTTGGATTGCCTGGTGGGATTAATGGAAATCATGTTGATTCTAGTGAAGCTACCAAAAATGGTAATGGTTTTGGCAAGAGAGGCTTCTCGGAGACTGTCGATTTGAAGCTTAATCTCTCCTCGTCTGCGCAATCCAAGGATAAACATGTCGTTCCTGCTCGCTCAAATGATCTGGCAAAGCCCCCGGCCAA GACACAAGTTGTGGGTTGGCCACCCGTCCGATCGTTCCGGAAGAACATCATGGCCGTCCAAAAGAACAGCAGTGATGAGAGTGAGAAAGCGGCAGCAACACTTGTGAAGGTTAGCATGGATGATGCACCGTATCTACGTAAGGTGGATCTCAAATCATACAAGAGCTACCAAGACCTATATGTTGCCCTACCCAAAATGTTCACCTCCTTCACCATTG GTAATTGTGGATCACAAGGAGTGAAGGATTTTTTGAATGAGAGCAAATTGATAGATCTGTTGAATGGGTCTGACTATGTGCCTACTTATGAGGACAAAGATGGAGATTGGATGCTTGTTGGAGATGTACCATGGGA GATGTTTGTCGATTCGTGCAAGCGCCTTCGAATAATGAAGGGATCTGAGGCAATCGGACTTG CTCCAAGAGCAGTTGAGAAGTGCAAGAAGAGAAGCTAA